A stretch of Anaerolineae bacterium DNA encodes these proteins:
- a CDS encoding 2-oxoacid:acceptor oxidoreductase subunit alpha has product MPEGGWITRKTLLPAGRYFLQGDEACAEGAIAAGCNYYAGYPITPASEIMHYICRRFLELDDGRVFIQMEDEIGSIASCIGASWAGAKAMTATSGPGISLMLENIGYAIMTETPVVVVDVQRAGPATGQATRPAQGDVMQLRWGAHGDYEIIVLAPWSVQEMFDLTLRAFNLAEKFRVPVIVAADEAVGHMRENLIIPPEVEVYERIKPLPGENIPPFGGVEVPPMPIFGRGHKVLVTGSTHDEWGYRRTVSARAQASLISRFREKILNHLVEIVQVDRRFCDGDIDVLVFAYGFTARSALAAVKEARKRGIKAALFRPQTLWPFPEQELLALKGKVDKVLVAEMNQGQILREVQRFLPQAVGYNRTDGEVITPSEVLEAIEKLLGRSANEAA; this is encoded by the coding sequence ATGCCTGAAGGGGGATGGATTACCCGTAAAACTCTGCTTCCAGCAGGACGATATTTCCTGCAGGGGGATGAGGCTTGCGCCGAGGGGGCTATTGCCGCTGGGTGCAATTACTACGCCGGTTATCCCATCACCCCCGCAAGCGAGATTATGCATTATATCTGCCGCCGCTTTCTGGAACTTGATGACGGCAGGGTTTTTATCCAGATGGAAGATGAGATTGGCTCTATTGCTTCCTGCATCGGAGCCTCGTGGGCTGGAGCAAAGGCTATGACTGCCACCAGCGGCCCGGGTATATCCTTGATGCTGGAAAACATCGGTTACGCCATAATGACTGAAACACCCGTTGTGGTGGTGGATGTCCAGAGGGCAGGACCCGCTACCGGCCAGGCTACACGCCCCGCTCAAGGGGATGTGATGCAATTACGATGGGGAGCCCACGGGGATTACGAAATAATCGTTTTGGCCCCGTGGTCGGTTCAGGAAATGTTTGACCTCACATTGAGAGCTTTTAACCTCGCCGAAAAGTTCCGGGTCCCGGTTATAGTAGCAGCTGATGAGGCCGTAGGGCACATGAGGGAAAATTTGATTATACCCCCAGAGGTGGAGGTTTACGAGAGAATTAAACCCCTGCCAGGGGAAAATATCCCACCCTTCGGCGGGGTGGAGGTCCCCCCCATGCCCATCTTTGGGCGGGGCCATAAGGTTCTGGTAACTGGCTCAACTCATGATGAATGGGGATACAGGCGGACCGTCAGCGCCAGAGCCCAGGCTTCTCTCATTTCCCGTTTTCGGGAGAAAATCCTCAACCATCTGGTTGAAATTGTCCAGGTAGATAGAAGGTTCTGTGATGGAGATATAGACGTGCTGGTTTTCGCTTACGGTTTTACGGCCAGGAGCGCTCTGGCGGCTGTAAAAGAAGCCCGTAAGAGAGGGATTAAAGCAGCTCTCTTCCGCCCTCAAACCCTCTGGCCCTTCCCCGAACAGGAGCTTCTGGCTCTCAAAGGGAAGGTGGACAAAGTGCTGGTGGCTGAAATGAACCAGGGCCAGATTTTGAGGGAAGTGCAGAGATTTCTGCCCCAGGCTGTGGGGTATAACCGAACCGATGGCGAAGTGATAACTCCCTCTGAAGTCCTGGAAGCCATAGAGAAGCTTCTCGGGAGGTCGGCAAATGAAGCTGCATGA
- the sucC gene encoding ADP-forming succinate--CoA ligase subunit beta, with product MKLHEYQSKQLFARYGIPIPQGEVASTPGEARAIAEKLGKAVVVKAQVLVGGRGKAGGIRLAYSPEETEKVASQILAMEIKGIPVRKVLVDEALDIARELYLGVVIDRVQGKPVMMASSEGGVDIEEIARLSPEKIIKITVDPFLGLKPYQARELALRIGLDKSLFNTFASIAVGLYRCFAENDASLAEINPLALTSDGRLLAADAKVVIDDNALFRHPDLAAMRDPDEDTPSEREARAHGISYVQLDGEIGCMVNGAGLAMATMDIIKLYGGNPANFLDIGGGARAEQVAAGLRIILSDPKVKAVLINIFGGITRCDEVARGILDAMKNIEVKVPIVVRLVGTNEEEGRRLLAEANIITAVSLNEAAEKVVALVKNPSAL from the coding sequence ATGAAGCTGCATGAGTATCAGTCAAAGCAACTTTTTGCCCGCTATGGAATACCCATCCCTCAAGGGGAAGTAGCCTCAACCCCAGGCGAAGCCAGAGCCATCGCCGAAAAGCTTGGGAAAGCGGTGGTGGTAAAAGCTCAGGTTTTAGTGGGGGGGCGGGGCAAAGCTGGTGGGATACGCCTTGCCTATAGTCCTGAGGAAACTGAAAAGGTTGCCTCTCAAATCCTGGCTATGGAAATAAAAGGCATACCAGTGCGGAAGGTCCTGGTGGATGAGGCGCTGGATATAGCCCGGGAGCTTTATCTGGGTGTGGTCATTGATAGGGTTCAGGGTAAGCCTGTAATGATGGCTTCTTCTGAGGGAGGGGTTGATATAGAAGAGATAGCTCGCCTTAGCCCTGAAAAAATTATCAAAATAACCGTTGACCCTTTTTTGGGCCTGAAGCCATATCAGGCCCGGGAGTTAGCTTTGAGAATTGGGCTGGATAAATCTCTTTTCAATACTTTTGCCTCCATAGCTGTTGGGCTTTACCGGTGCTTCGCTGAAAACGATGCCTCTTTAGCCGAGATAAATCCGTTAGCCCTTACTTCAGATGGGCGCTTGTTGGCTGCTGACGCTAAGGTGGTAATAGATGACAATGCCCTTTTCCGCCATCCAGACCTCGCTGCCATGCGCGATCCGGATGAGGACACGCCTTCCGAGCGGGAAGCTCGTGCTCATGGTATAAGTTACGTCCAGCTGGATGGGGAAATCGGCTGCATGGTGAACGGTGCGGGTCTTGCCATGGCTACGATGGACATTATCAAGCTCTATGGGGGCAATCCGGCCAATTTCCTGGACATAGGTGGGGGTGCACGGGCAGAACAAGTGGCGGCAGGGTTACGGATAATCCTATCGGACCCCAAAGTTAAAGCGGTGCTTATAAACATTTTCGGAGGGATAACCCGCTGCGATGAAGTGGCCAGGGGAATTCTGGATGCAATGAAGAACATTGAAGTGAAGGTGCCCATAGTGGTGAGGCTTGTGGGGACTAATGAGGAAGAGGGGCGCCGTCTCCTGGCTGAAGCTAACATCATTACAGCGGTTTCTCTTAACGAAGCTGCTGAAAAAGTAGTGGCTCTGGTGAAAAATCCATCTGCTCTTTAA
- a CDS encoding glycosyl hydrolase, translating to MRKFLFLFLAAATFIFPAPHAPERGKIRFGVHVLDAQDETLRKVREMGATWVIYPVLWRDIEPYPGRYNWAGLDLALQAMEYYRLNPVFRVDHPPAWASSSPHPNSPPKEPGLYAEFLRKLSSRYKGRVKAYIIWNEPNLAQEWGNLPPDPQGYLSLLRSAAQAIRLTDPGAIIVSAGLAPTNELSRKAMDDRLYLRRLYEAGASEYFDVLGAHPYGFAYPPDDPRGAHNGLNMARLEDLREIMVLYGDGKKEVWITEFGWTTKGYGSWAWAEVTPEQQARYLVEAVKIAASRWPWVGMMAVWLLSSAEIDPAYSGFNLLNSDGSPKPAWESLRAFARFSPYLRRDLLPEPPSPQRIVILAPDQIVHLGDSEYPYPWEPLYLMRNPSPSWEWAFYVRKPERKCWLLTLELMQSNEWGNALFLNGKPVAFLPAEVWEGLWVNFPIEIPPGFLREGRNEIAVKITKRIPPWQHDDLIWDDLQFRHVILREIACP from the coding sequence GTGAGAAAGTTTCTCTTCCTTTTCCTCGCCGCAGCAACTTTCATCTTTCCCGCCCCCCATGCCCCTGAAAGGGGGAAAATTCGCTTCGGGGTTCATGTTCTCGATGCGCAGGATGAAACCCTCCGGAAAGTCCGAGAAATGGGAGCTACTTGGGTCATTTACCCCGTATTGTGGCGCGATATTGAACCATATCCAGGCCGGTACAATTGGGCCGGACTGGACCTGGCTCTCCAGGCTATGGAATATTACCGCCTCAACCCTGTCTTCAGGGTCGATCATCCTCCAGCCTGGGCTTCATCCTCTCCCCATCCCAACTCTCCTCCAAAGGAACCAGGCCTCTACGCCGAGTTCCTGAGAAAGCTCTCATCCCGGTATAAGGGCCGGGTCAAGGCCTATATAATCTGGAACGAACCGAACCTGGCTCAGGAATGGGGCAATCTTCCACCCGACCCCCAGGGTTACCTTTCGCTTCTCCGGTCAGCGGCTCAGGCTATAAGGCTGACTGACCCGGGTGCCATCATAGTGAGTGCCGGGCTCGCTCCTACCAACGAGTTAAGCCGGAAAGCCATGGATGATCGCCTATACCTCAGGCGTCTGTATGAAGCCGGGGCCTCTGAATATTTCGACGTTCTGGGAGCTCATCCCTATGGCTTTGCTTACCCCCCTGATGACCCCAGGGGCGCCCACAACGGCCTCAATATGGCCAGGCTTGAAGACCTCCGGGAGATCATGGTCCTCTACGGCGATGGCAAAAAAGAGGTCTGGATAACGGAATTCGGCTGGACTACCAAGGGTTACGGAAGCTGGGCCTGGGCTGAGGTGACTCCGGAACAGCAGGCTCGTTACCTGGTGGAAGCGGTGAAAATAGCCGCCTCTCGTTGGCCCTGGGTTGGGATGATGGCCGTCTGGCTTCTGAGTTCGGCTGAAATTGACCCTGCCTACAGCGGTTTCAACCTTCTAAATTCCGACGGCTCCCCTAAGCCGGCCTGGGAATCCCTCAGAGCTTTTGCCCGTTTTTCCCCATACCTTCGCCGCGACCTCCTCCCAGAACCCCCTTCTCCGCAGCGCATCGTCATCCTCGCTCCCGATCAGATTGTGCATCTGGGCGATAGCGAATACCCCTATCCATGGGAACCTCTGTACCTAATGCGTAACCCGAGCCCTTCATGGGAATGGGCTTTCTACGTCCGTAAACCTGAGAGAAAATGCTGGCTTTTAACCTTAGAATTAATGCAGAGCAATGAGTGGGGAAACGCTCTCTTCCTGAACGGCAAACCTGTGGCCTTTTTGCCAGCGGAAGTGTGGGAAGGGCTGTGGGTAAACTTCCCAATTGAAATCCCCCCTGGGTTCCTCAGAGAAGGCCGCAATGAAATAGCGGTAAAAATTACCAAGCGCATCCCTCCATGGCAGCACGATGACCTCATATGGGATGACCTCCAGTTCCGCCATGTAATCCTGCGGGAGATAGCCTGCCCCTGA
- the ftsY gene encoding signal recognition particle-docking protein FtsY — MNLWRIGLEKTRKGFLERLRELFGGSRITPDMWEELEALLIQADLGVKVTAEILKKLRSEVQHPEELRPALRRELLAILGEKPSFNLDQGRPLNVFLIVGVNGSGKTTSIAKLAHYCRQKGHKVILAAADTFRAAAIDQLKIWGERVGADVIAHQPGADPGAVVYDAIQASLARGATVLIVDTAGRLHTKYNLMQELKKIRNVASKLVPGSPHETLLVLDATFGQNALSQALHFKEAVEITGIILAKLDGTAKGGAIFPIVKELGIPVKFVGTGEKLGDWAEFDPQAFVDALLE, encoded by the coding sequence ATGAATTTGTGGAGAATTGGCTTAGAGAAAACAAGAAAAGGCTTCCTGGAAAGGCTCAGAGAGCTTTTTGGCGGCTCCAGAATTACCCCCGATATGTGGGAGGAGCTGGAGGCACTTCTAATTCAGGCTGACCTTGGAGTAAAGGTTACGGCGGAAATTTTAAAGAAACTTCGCAGCGAAGTCCAGCATCCTGAAGAGCTAAGGCCAGCGCTGAGGAGAGAACTTTTGGCCATTCTCGGGGAAAAGCCCTCCTTCAACCTTGACCAGGGTCGGCCTCTAAATGTTTTCCTGATAGTTGGCGTTAATGGTTCAGGCAAGACCACCAGCATAGCCAAGCTGGCCCATTACTGCCGGCAGAAAGGCCATAAGGTAATCCTGGCTGCGGCCGACACTTTCAGGGCTGCCGCCATTGACCAGCTTAAAATATGGGGCGAAAGAGTAGGAGCCGACGTTATCGCTCATCAGCCGGGAGCGGATCCGGGAGCTGTAGTTTATGATGCGATCCAGGCTTCACTCGCCCGTGGAGCCACCGTTCTCATAGTGGATACTGCCGGAAGGCTTCACACCAAATACAACCTTATGCAGGAACTTAAGAAAATCCGGAACGTTGCATCCAAACTCGTTCCCGGTTCCCCCCACGAAACCCTTCTGGTCCTCGATGCCACTTTTGGCCAGAACGCCCTTTCCCAGGCCCTTCACTTTAAGGAAGCAGTGGAAATAACGGGCATCATCCTGGCCAAACTGGATGGAACGGCCAAGGGTGGCGCTATATTCCCCATCGTCAAAGAGCTCGGAATTCCGGTTAAATTTGTAGGGACAGGAGAAAAGCTTGGGGATTGGGCTGAATTTGACCCCCAAGCTTTCGTTGATGCTTTGCTGGAGTAG
- the prfB gene encoding peptide chain release factor 2 (programmed frameshift): protein MEELIHRLQEMLARIQEIEVRLDIPGMEKEIEELERKTSSPEIWSDPVEAGKIMRKLASLREEVEGWRNLERRARDALELAQLGLDEDELRAEAESISASLEEKERKLLFSGEHDAKNAILSIHAGAGGVDAQDWAEMLLRMYLRWAESKGFNTEILDTSYGEEAGIKSATVAVEGPYAYGYLKAEKGVHRLVRISPFDAAHRRHTSFALVEVLPEVEEDVEVEIKPEDLKVETFRSSGPGGQHMQKNATAVRITHLPTGIVVSCQSERSQYYNRMAALRILKAKLYQKKKEEKARELAQIKGEHVEAEWGNQIRSYVLHPYKLVKDLRTGVEVTDPFRVLEGDLDEFILAYLRKNISR from the exons ATGGAAGAACTGATCCATCGCCTTCAGGAAATGCTCGCCCGAATTCAGGAAATTGAGGTGCGTCTT GACATCCCCGGAATGGAGAAAGAGATAGAGGAGCTGGAAAGAAAAACCTCTTCCCCTGAAATATGGTCGGACCCTGTAGAAGCGGGCAAGATAATGCGCAAACTGGCTTCTCTCCGAGAGGAAGTGGAAGGGTGGAGGAACCTTGAAAGGAGAGCGCGCGATGCTCTAGAACTGGCCCAGCTGGGCCTAGATGAGGATGAGCTTAGAGCTGAAGCCGAGAGCATTTCAGCCTCCCTGGAAGAAAAAGAAAGAAAGCTCCTTTTCTCAGGAGAGCATGACGCCAAAAATGCCATCCTTTCCATTCACGCTGGAGCCGGAGGAGTTGATGCTCAGGATTGGGCCGAAATGCTCCTCCGAATGTATTTAAGGTGGGCTGAGAGCAAGGGCTTCAACACCGAAATCCTTGACACTTCCTATGGGGAAGAAGCGGGGATAAAGAGCGCCACTGTGGCCGTAGAAGGCCCCTATGCTTATGGATACCTCAAGGCTGAGAAAGGTGTTCACAGGCTGGTGAGGATCTCTCCCTTCGATGCTGCCCACCGCCGCCATACTTCCTTCGCCCTGGTGGAAGTATTGCCCGAAGTGGAAGAAGATGTGGAAGTGGAGATAAAGCCTGAGGATTTAAAGGTTGAAACTTTCCGCTCCTCTGGCCCTGGTGGGCAACATATGCAGAAAAACGCCACAGCTGTCCGCATAACCCACCTGCCTACAGGGATTGTGGTCTCCTGCCAGAGCGAGCGCTCGCAATATTATAACAGAATGGCAGCCCTGCGCATCCTCAAAGCTAAACTCTATCAAAAGAAAAAAGAGGAGAAAGCCAGGGAATTGGCCCAGATAAAGGGGGAACATGTGGAAGCTGAATGGGGCAATCAGATCCGCTCTTACGTCCTTCATCCATACAAACTCGTCAAGGACCTCCGCACTGGGGTGGAAGTGACTGATCCCTTCCGGGTTCTGGAAGGGGATCTGGATGAATTTATCCTGGCTTACCTGCGCAAGAATATCTCAAGATAA
- the coaE gene encoding dephospho-CoA kinase (Dephospho-CoA kinase (CoaE) performs the final step in coenzyme A biosynthesis.), which yields MLKDRYLIGLTGNIATGKSVVARMLERLGAKVIDADRLVHWLLDHDRELQQAIIHEFGKDVLDEDGRIVRRKLAARVFGNPDALQKLESLIHPRVIRWIQWIVENARERVIVIEAIKLIESGFHTQCDALWVVTCPEGEQLRRLVEIRGMSPQEALARIRSQPPQEAKIALADVVIHNDGPLARTWEQVKAEWEKAIASLKPVEEKALQVPLEVRKALKKDLPAFAHLFSLPEDKALEKLLNKGYIIALRGQEAVGALGWNVENLVASIEEVVVNDQELSILTAMLKALESEASALMCEIAMVALDSETPLARAFEASGYSPADPQKLYRPWREEAQKILREGQTLLIKRIRETIITRPI from the coding sequence ATGCTGAAGGATCGTTACCTGATTGGTCTTACCGGGAATATTGCTACTGGCAAAAGCGTGGTGGCCAGGATGCTGGAACGCCTGGGGGCTAAGGTTATTGACGCCGATCGCCTCGTCCACTGGCTCCTGGACCACGATAGAGAACTTCAGCAAGCCATAATCCATGAATTCGGGAAAGATGTACTGGACGAAGATGGGAGGATAGTTCGCCGAAAATTGGCCGCTAGGGTGTTCGGAAACCCAGATGCCCTCCAGAAGCTGGAATCCCTCATACACCCCAGGGTAATCAGATGGATTCAATGGATCGTGGAAAATGCTAGGGAGCGCGTGATAGTCATAGAGGCCATAAAGCTTATAGAATCCGGGTTCCACACCCAATGTGACGCCCTCTGGGTTGTCACCTGCCCTGAAGGAGAACAACTTCGGCGGCTTGTGGAAATCCGAGGTATGAGCCCGCAGGAAGCCCTGGCGCGAATCAGATCTCAACCTCCGCAGGAAGCTAAAATAGCCCTGGCCGATGTGGTCATTCACAACGACGGCCCGCTTGCCCGCACCTGGGAGCAGGTTAAAGCGGAGTGGGAAAAAGCCATTGCCAGCCTTAAACCAGTGGAAGAAAAAGCACTTCAGGTTCCACTGGAGGTGCGGAAAGCTCTCAAGAAAGACCTTCCAGCCTTCGCGCACCTTTTCTCCCTTCCCGAAGATAAAGCTCTGGAGAAACTTCTAAACAAAGGTTACATCATTGCTCTACGAGGCCAAGAAGCTGTTGGAGCGCTGGGGTGGAATGTGGAAAATCTGGTGGCCTCAATAGAGGAGGTTGTGGTTAATGATCAGGAGCTTTCAATCTTAACAGCAATGCTCAAAGCCCTGGAAAGCGAAGCTTCTGCCCTGATGTGTGAAATAGCGATGGTAGCTCTTGATTCTGAAACCCCGCTGGCCAGAGCCTTTGAAGCTTCTGGTTACAGTCCAGCGGACCCTCAGAAACTTTACAGGCCATGGCGGGAAGAGGCCCAGAAAATCCTCAGGGAGGGTCAAACCTTACTCATTAAAAGAATCCGGGAAACCATAATTACGCGCCCCATCTAA